Proteins encoded in a region of the Nitrospira sp. genome:
- a CDS encoding YbhB/YbcL family Raf kinase inhibitor-like protein — MRSTWGSILFAIALLPGISAAADFQLTSPTVKHKGTIVNEHVFNGFGCTGGNVSPELRWTNAPKNTKSFAVTVYDPDAPTGSGWWHWIIFNIPPDITALVADAGKPDGPGAPQFSIQGTTDFGQPGYGGPCPPPGHKPHRYIFTVFALKVDQLPLKPEASGAMVGYYLNQNALAKASFTGLYGRK; from the coding sequence ATGAGATCGACATGGGGCAGCATCCTGTTTGCGATCGCGCTCCTCCCCGGCATCAGCGCTGCAGCCGATTTTCAACTCACCAGCCCAACCGTCAAGCATAAGGGTACAATCGTCAATGAGCATGTCTTTAACGGATTCGGATGTACTGGCGGCAATGTCTCGCCCGAATTGCGCTGGACCAATGCGCCGAAGAATACGAAGAGCTTTGCGGTGACGGTGTATGACCCCGATGCTCCGACCGGCAGCGGCTGGTGGCACTGGATCATCTTCAATATTCCCCCCGATATTACTGCGCTCGTTGCTGATGCGGGAAAGCCTGACGGCCCTGGCGCTCCGCAATTCAGTATACAAGGCACGACAGATTTTGGTCAGCCTGGGTACGGTGGACCCTGTCCTCCTCCTGGACACAAGCCGCATCGCTACATATTTACGGTGTTTGCATTGAAGGTAGACCAATTGCCTCTCAAGCCTGAGGCATCCGGAGCGATGGTCGGGTACTATCTCAACCAGAACGCCCTCGCAAAGGCCTCGTTCACAGGCCTTTACGGCCGCAAATAA
- a CDS encoding dienelactone hydrolase family protein — MAESIREATVQYPSGKVVTMRAFVAAPQTKDKRPAIIIVQEWWGLTDHIKDIAKRCATEGYVAIAPDLYSRLGHPLTTDAGEAGKLMNTLKQEDGLTDLNATVAYLKSVPEVDATRIGVTGFCMGGSYALMLPCVNPEIKAAVPFYGQVPNPDTPIQKLACPMLYFYGEDDGWITKSDVQRLAAALKKYGKVGEIKTYPGAPHAFFRDTDPSVYRPEAAKDAWARAKAFFKQHLG; from the coding sequence ATGGCTGAATCCATCCGAGAGGCGACCGTTCAGTATCCGAGTGGGAAAGTGGTGACGATGCGGGCGTTCGTGGCGGCTCCACAGACCAAGGATAAGCGGCCTGCCATCATTATCGTCCAGGAATGGTGGGGGCTCACCGACCATATAAAGGATATCGCGAAGCGGTGTGCGACAGAAGGCTACGTTGCAATCGCTCCGGACCTCTATTCGCGACTGGGGCATCCACTCACCACGGACGCTGGGGAAGCTGGCAAGCTGATGAATACGTTGAAACAGGAAGATGGGCTGACCGATTTGAATGCCACCGTGGCCTATCTGAAATCAGTTCCAGAAGTCGATGCGACAAGGATTGGCGTCACTGGCTTCTGTATGGGCGGCTCCTATGCGCTCATGCTGCCCTGCGTCAATCCAGAGATCAAAGCCGCAGTTCCGTTCTACGGCCAGGTACCCAATCCTGATACCCCGATTCAGAAACTTGCCTGTCCGATGCTGTATTTCTATGGTGAGGACGACGGCTGGATTACCAAGTCGGATGTCCAGCGACTGGCCGCGGCGTTGAAGAAGTATGGGAAAGTCGGCGAGATTAAAACCTATCCTGGTGCTCCCCATGCATTTTTCCGAGACACCGATCCATCCGTGTATCGACCGGAGGCAGCGAAGGACGCCTGGGCCAGAGCGAAGGCCTTCTTCAAGCAACATCTCGGCTAG
- a CDS encoding metallopeptidase TldD-related protein: protein MLQEQRGIQPVATVNGYAELAADVLVRAKACGATEADIVVADGETLSVQVRVGAVDRLTKAREKRLGLRVFIGKRSATTSTSDFTQDSLERLVADTCTLARAVVEDDVSGLPDAAQMATEQPSLDLYDETVVNTETQIDWAKRGEAAAFAADPRVTNSEGAEFDSSSGRVVLANSHGFVGSYKSSNFSLSVSPIATESGTGAMQRDAWYEVQRKFARLASAESIGQEAARRAIRRLGARKVATKRVPVVFDQETAGSLLANLCSAVSGYGLYKRASFLLDKMGQVVASDLMTVYDDGRMVGGLGSRPFDGEGLATRKNTIVERGVLKSYLLDTYSGKKLSLPSTGNASRSVGESPSVGPTNFYLVPGVKSPQEIIGSVKEGLYVTELIGFGINMVTGDYSRGASGFWIENGEVTYPVEEITIAGNLKQMFKDIEVVGNDLVFRGRIASPTLKISEMMVAGN from the coding sequence GTGCTTCAAGAGCAACGAGGAATACAGCCCGTCGCAACCGTCAACGGCTATGCTGAGCTGGCTGCCGATGTCCTGGTTCGTGCGAAAGCCTGCGGCGCAACAGAGGCCGATATCGTGGTGGCCGATGGAGAGACCCTTTCGGTCCAAGTACGGGTCGGCGCGGTCGATCGATTGACGAAGGCGAGGGAGAAGCGGTTAGGACTGCGCGTCTTCATCGGAAAGCGATCGGCGACCACATCCACGTCCGACTTCACGCAAGACTCCCTCGAACGGCTTGTTGCAGATACCTGCACCTTGGCCAGGGCGGTGGTTGAGGATGATGTATCAGGGTTGCCGGATGCGGCTCAGATGGCCACAGAGCAGCCGAGCCTCGATCTCTATGATGAGACGGTGGTCAATACGGAAACGCAGATCGATTGGGCCAAGCGCGGAGAAGCGGCGGCCTTTGCTGCCGACCCACGGGTGACGAACTCTGAAGGTGCGGAATTCGATTCGTCGTCCGGACGAGTGGTGCTGGCGAACAGCCACGGATTCGTCGGGTCCTACAAGAGTTCAAATTTTTCGCTGTCCGTCTCTCCGATTGCGACCGAGTCCGGAACCGGGGCCATGCAGCGAGATGCCTGGTACGAGGTCCAGCGCAAGTTTGCGCGGTTGGCATCCGCAGAGTCGATCGGGCAGGAGGCGGCCAGGCGAGCCATTCGCCGACTGGGGGCGCGCAAGGTGGCGACGAAGCGAGTGCCGGTCGTGTTCGATCAAGAAACGGCCGGGAGTCTGCTCGCAAACCTATGCAGCGCTGTGTCCGGCTACGGTCTCTACAAGCGTGCCTCGTTTCTTCTCGACAAAATGGGCCAGGTGGTTGCATCCGATCTGATGACCGTGTACGACGACGGTCGAATGGTCGGAGGTCTCGGATCTCGCCCGTTCGATGGCGAAGGGTTGGCCACGCGCAAGAACACGATCGTGGAGCGTGGCGTGCTGAAAAGCTATTTGCTCGATACCTATTCCGGAAAGAAGCTGAGCCTGCCGTCGACCGGAAATGCGTCGCGGAGTGTCGGCGAAAGTCCTTCAGTCGGCCCGACGAACTTTTATCTCGTTCCCGGAGTGAAGAGTCCTCAAGAGATTATCGGTTCGGTCAAGGAAGGGCTCTATGTCACCGAGCTGATCGGGTTCGGAATCAATATGGTCACCGGCGATTACTCGCGCGGGGCCAGCGGGTTCTGGATTGAAAACGGCGAAGTAACCTATCCTGTCGAAGAAATCACCATTGCGGGGAATCTCAAGCAGATGTTCAAAGATATCGAAGTGGTCGGGAACGACCTCGTGTTCCGTGGACGCATTGCAAGCCCGACGCTTAAAATTTCCGAGATGATGGTGGCAGGCAATTAG
- the tldD gene encoding metalloprotease TldD: MLEPVQLAKFGVTELEAQHALDRLNVRDVDYADLYFESRTSESVSMEEGIVKRAAKSVSQGVGVRATAGEKTGFAYSDELTKKDLEIAADTARYIANSPRGDSPVPVPTQRRPTRDLYPIERAKAEVATADRVTLLNEIDAEARRYDPRIKNVMASFNTEYKVVAVATSDGALVGDIQPLSRLQITCIAEDRDNRQVGSFGGGGRVGFEYYREDNRHLSYAREAAREAILNLSAVDAPAGVMPVVLAGGWPGILLHEAIGHGLEADFNRKKTSAFSNLVGKRVASDVCTIVDDGTLPFRRGSLNMDDEGTPTSCTALIEKGILRRYITDKLNARLMGIPLTGNGRRENYQSVVLPRMTNTFMLAGESDPQDIIRSVKKGLYAISFGGGQVDITNGKFVFSASEAYLIEDGRITTPVKGATLIGNGPEILTKVSMVGHDLKLDNGIGTCGKDGQSVPVGVGLPTIKIDEITVGGTQR; encoded by the coding sequence ATGCTTGAGCCGGTTCAGCTAGCCAAATTCGGTGTCACCGAACTCGAAGCCCAGCATGCGCTCGATCGGCTGAACGTGAGGGACGTTGATTACGCGGATCTCTATTTCGAATCCCGCACGTCGGAGTCGGTTTCGATGGAGGAAGGTATCGTCAAACGCGCTGCGAAGAGCGTGTCTCAAGGGGTCGGGGTCCGCGCGACCGCCGGCGAAAAAACAGGGTTTGCATACTCGGACGAACTCACGAAGAAGGATCTGGAGATTGCGGCCGATACGGCACGCTACATCGCCAATTCCCCCAGGGGAGATTCACCCGTTCCGGTGCCTACCCAGCGTCGACCAACCAGAGACCTGTATCCGATTGAACGGGCGAAGGCCGAGGTGGCGACGGCCGATCGTGTGACGTTATTGAATGAAATCGATGCCGAAGCCAGGCGGTACGATCCCCGCATTAAGAACGTGATGGCTTCTTTCAACACTGAATACAAGGTGGTGGCTGTTGCGACTTCTGATGGGGCGCTGGTCGGCGACATTCAACCGTTGTCCCGTCTGCAAATCACCTGTATTGCCGAGGATCGTGACAATCGACAGGTCGGGAGCTTCGGTGGAGGAGGCCGGGTTGGGTTCGAGTACTACCGTGAGGACAATCGACACTTGAGCTATGCGCGAGAAGCCGCGAGAGAGGCGATCCTTAATTTGTCCGCAGTGGATGCTCCGGCCGGGGTGATGCCCGTTGTGTTGGCCGGCGGATGGCCTGGTATTCTGTTGCATGAAGCGATCGGACATGGATTGGAAGCCGATTTCAACCGGAAAAAAACATCGGCTTTCTCAAATTTGGTTGGAAAACGCGTGGCATCGGACGTCTGTACGATCGTCGATGATGGAACCCTTCCCTTTCGCCGAGGCTCGTTGAATATGGATGATGAGGGAACGCCGACCAGCTGCACCGCACTGATCGAGAAGGGCATCCTCCGCCGCTATATCACCGATAAGCTCAACGCACGCCTCATGGGGATTCCTCTCACCGGCAACGGTCGGCGTGAGAATTATCAAAGCGTGGTGCTTCCTCGAATGACGAATACCTTCATGTTAGCCGGGGAGTCGGATCCTCAGGACATTATCCGATCGGTGAAAAAGGGGCTGTACGCCATCTCGTTCGGTGGCGGGCAGGTTGATATCACCAATGGGAAGTTCGTGTTCTCCGCCAGCGAGGCCTACCTCATCGAGGACGGACGGATCACGACACCAGTGAAGGGAGCCACGTTGATCGGGAATGGACCGGAGATCCTCACCAAGGTGTCCATGGTCGGACACGATCTGAAGCTCGACAATGGCATCGGCACTTGTGGCAAGGACGGCCAATCTGTGCCGGTCGGCGTGGGCTTGCCGACAATCAAGATCGACGAAATTACGGTCGGCGGTACGCAACGGTAG
- a CDS encoding isoprenyl transferase, producing the protein MAHHPTSSFDHLSESELTAKLEPELLPKHVAVIMDGNGRWAELRGLPRIAGHREGINSVREMITLCLELGIHALTIYAFSQENWNRPTQEISALMGLLEHYLSTERASLIEQGVCFRAIGRHELLPPSAQHWVRMTEKETGHLDKLILTVALSYGGRAEIVDAVKTLLEDVQTGTVQPGLIDETTIQQYLYTHSLQDPDLLIRTSGETRISNFLLWQLAYTELCFTPTLWPDFRRREFLLALIEYQRRERRFGRVLSTVSS; encoded by the coding sequence ATGGCACACCACCCGACTTCAAGTTTCGACCATCTGTCAGAGAGCGAATTGACCGCCAAGTTGGAGCCGGAATTGCTTCCGAAACATGTCGCGGTCATCATGGACGGCAACGGTCGGTGGGCGGAACTCCGTGGTCTCCCTCGCATCGCAGGCCATCGCGAAGGCATCAATTCCGTCAGAGAGATGATCACCCTCTGCCTGGAACTCGGCATCCATGCTCTGACCATCTACGCGTTTTCGCAAGAAAATTGGAACCGCCCGACACAAGAAATCAGCGCGCTCATGGGGCTCTTAGAGCATTACCTTTCTACGGAACGGGCCAGCTTGATTGAGCAAGGTGTTTGCTTCCGTGCCATCGGCCGCCACGAACTGCTCCCCCCATCGGCCCAACACTGGGTTCGCATGACCGAGAAAGAAACGGGTCACCTCGATAAGCTGATCCTGACGGTCGCCCTCAGCTACGGAGGACGAGCAGAAATCGTCGACGCAGTGAAAACGCTGCTGGAGGACGTCCAGACGGGAACTGTGCAACCGGGCCTTATCGATGAAACCACGATCCAGCAGTACCTTTACACACACTCGCTCCAGGACCCGGATTTACTGATTCGGACGAGCGGAGAAACCAGAATCAGCAACTTTCTCCTGTGGCAGCTGGCCTACACAGAGTTGTGCTTCACGCCGACCTTGTGGCCGGATTTTCGGCGTCGAGAGTTCCTGCTCGCGCTGATCGAGTATCAACGACGGGAGCGCCGCTTTGGCCGAGTGCTGAGCACCGTCTCTTCGTAA
- a CDS encoding phosphatidate cytidylyltransferase, whose product MTTPPARTQGFDLRRLYTAAALIPTVYIIIVHLAPWALTLLLIAVGSIALVEFYQICFQPRVNRLAVGVGLAAFVLVVARDHLSLALTPLLAASVLAVSIAVSISSDHTDHRWKGTLITLSGMLYLGFPLSTVVSTRSLPTGEFLVLFLAVVTWASDTGAYYAGTLWGKHPLLPSVSPKKTFEGVLGGLALAVGTALLAQGWFASQLSPSDALILGVLLTGTGLLGDLFESMIKRRTGVKDSGGILPGHGGMLDRLDSLLFTAPTFYYYVAYVRGLSPPL is encoded by the coding sequence GTGACCACCCCACCAGCACGCACCCAAGGGTTCGATCTCCGGCGTCTCTATACGGCAGCCGCGCTTATTCCGACGGTCTATATCATCATCGTGCACCTCGCTCCATGGGCCTTGACACTGTTGTTGATCGCCGTAGGGTCCATTGCGTTAGTAGAGTTCTATCAAATCTGTTTTCAACCTCGTGTCAACCGCCTCGCGGTCGGAGTCGGACTTGCAGCATTTGTCCTGGTCGTAGCGCGCGATCACTTGTCTCTCGCTTTGACCCCTCTTCTGGCTGCCTCGGTCCTCGCTGTGTCGATCGCTGTTTCCATTTCATCCGATCACACTGATCACAGGTGGAAAGGTACCCTGATTACCCTCTCCGGTATGCTGTATCTCGGCTTTCCCCTCAGCACAGTGGTATCGACCCGTTCCTTGCCGACCGGCGAATTCCTGGTCCTGTTTCTGGCGGTAGTCACATGGGCTTCTGACACCGGCGCCTACTACGCTGGAACCCTGTGGGGTAAACACCCCCTCTTGCCGTCAGTCAGTCCCAAGAAGACTTTCGAAGGAGTCCTCGGAGGGCTCGCACTAGCCGTTGGTACCGCATTATTGGCTCAGGGGTGGTTTGCCTCACAACTCTCACCGTCAGATGCGTTGATCCTTGGCGTGCTTTTGACAGGAACGGGCCTTCTCGGCGACCTGTTCGAATCGATGATCAAACGTCGGACGGGCGTCAAAGATTCCGGTGGAATCCTGCCCGGCCATGGCGGTATGTTGGATCGACTCGATAGTCTCTTGTTCACCGCCCCCACCTTCTACTACTATGTCGCCTACGTACGCGGCCTGTCGCCGCCTCTATAA
- a CDS encoding 1-deoxy-D-xylulose-5-phosphate reductoisomerase, with protein sequence MKSIIILGSTGSIGTNTLDIVRRFPEEFRVVGLTAANNIDKLEAQIRQFKPKAVALSTESSAALLRNRCADLPVEVMAGEDGITQVASVLEAELVISAIVGAAGLVPTLSAIRSGKHIALANKEPMVMAGKLMQDEARKHGVRIFPVDSEHSAIFQSLEGHRIEDVRRLILTASGGALWTLTPEQLLNVTPERALQHPNWKMGSKITIDSATLMNKGLEVVEARWLFNIPESNIDVLVHRESIIHSLVEYKDRSMIAQLGLPDMRTPISYAMRHPARMALDLPSLDLTEIGQLTFCKPDHDRFPCLNLGYESLRIGGTLPAAMNAANEIAVDAFLNHGLRFSEIPQVIRSTMEAHAQQEITCLDDALEADRWAREKAGSLVHAFAR encoded by the coding sequence ATGAAGTCGATTATCATCCTGGGATCGACCGGATCGATCGGAACCAACACGCTCGATATCGTCCGACGGTTTCCTGAGGAATTTCGGGTCGTCGGACTGACGGCCGCCAATAATATTGACAAGCTTGAAGCGCAGATCCGCCAATTCAAACCCAAAGCCGTGGCGCTCTCCACTGAGTCCTCTGCCGCTTTGCTCCGAAACCGCTGTGCCGATCTCCCGGTGGAGGTCATGGCAGGAGAAGATGGCATCACACAGGTGGCATCGGTGCTGGAAGCCGAATTGGTGATTTCCGCCATCGTGGGAGCGGCTGGACTCGTTCCGACCTTGTCGGCCATCCGGAGCGGAAAACACATTGCCCTGGCCAATAAGGAGCCGATGGTGATGGCCGGTAAACTGATGCAGGATGAGGCCCGAAAACATGGTGTCAGGATTTTCCCGGTGGACAGCGAACACAGTGCCATCTTTCAATCGTTGGAAGGGCATCGGATTGAAGATGTCCGGCGATTGATTCTCACAGCATCCGGCGGAGCGCTCTGGACACTGACCCCGGAGCAGCTCCTGAATGTGACACCGGAACGAGCCCTGCAGCATCCCAACTGGAAGATGGGATCCAAAATCACCATCGACTCGGCCACGTTGATGAATAAAGGATTGGAAGTTGTGGAAGCCCGCTGGCTTTTTAATATTCCCGAGTCCAACATCGACGTGTTGGTACATCGAGAAAGCATCATCCACTCTCTGGTAGAATACAAGGATCGCTCCATGATCGCCCAACTGGGACTTCCAGATATGCGAACCCCTATCTCCTACGCGATGCGCCATCCCGCGAGAATGGCCCTTGACCTCCCTTCACTGGATTTGACGGAGATCGGGCAATTGACCTTTTGCAAACCCGACCATGATCGCTTTCCTTGCCTCAATCTCGGGTACGAGTCGCTTCGAATCGGCGGCACTCTGCCAGCCGCAATGAATGCCGCGAACGAAATCGCCGTCGACGCGTTCCTCAACCATGGCCTTCGCTTCAGTGAAATCCCTCAGGTCATTCGCAGTACGATGGAAGCTCATGCCCAGCAGGAGATTACCTGCCTTGATGATGCACTGGAGGCTGATCGATGGGCTCGAGAAAAGGCCGGATCGCTGGTGCATGCGTTCGCTCGCTGA
- the rseP gene encoding RIP metalloprotease RseP → MTSVLAWSPDTLWLLLQKAWWFLVVLGVLVAFHELGHFLAARWVGVKVLKFSIGFGPKIFGRQVGETEYLVSAVPLGGYVKLFGEDEAEATTPDDRRRSFSHQGLWGKVLIVAAGPGFNFILAYLIFAGWLSTGAPLFVPTFRDLSADVEALVPDSPAAMAGMEVGDRIVKVNGKDISTKTELLDLVSKSKGQSVSLEIRRADLLKTLTVTPIPVTGDEAGGDEPLYTIGVEETPPLVTSVMHGSPASLAGFKPGDRVVTIEGEAIYTWAQMTTRVREHPQKPLKIEVLRDGNRTALTVTPTSDKVTVNGQTLEVGKIGISGPGRSLMHSDNAAEAVYQGLEATWGWTELTTIGLYKMIVGDISSKNIGGPLTIANISGEAASQGASSVVFLIAILSINLGVLNLLPIPILDGGHLLFFLIEGVLRKPLGERQREFAQQVGLVLLVGVMIFAFWNDLERIFSR, encoded by the coding sequence ATGACGTCCGTACTTGCCTGGTCCCCTGATACATTGTGGCTGCTCCTCCAGAAAGCCTGGTGGTTCCTTGTGGTGCTTGGCGTGCTGGTCGCCTTCCATGAGCTCGGTCATTTTCTCGCCGCTCGGTGGGTCGGAGTGAAAGTTCTCAAGTTTTCCATCGGTTTCGGTCCGAAGATATTCGGCCGCCAGGTCGGCGAAACCGAGTATCTCGTCTCTGCTGTACCACTCGGCGGGTATGTCAAATTGTTCGGGGAGGATGAGGCGGAGGCAACAACACCAGACGACCGCCGGCGATCGTTTTCGCACCAAGGCCTGTGGGGGAAGGTCCTTATCGTGGCGGCGGGCCCGGGGTTCAATTTTATTCTGGCCTATCTGATCTTCGCCGGTTGGTTGTCCACTGGTGCGCCGTTGTTTGTCCCGACGTTCCGCGATCTGAGCGCCGACGTCGAAGCCTTGGTTCCCGATTCTCCCGCAGCGATGGCAGGGATGGAAGTCGGCGACCGCATCGTCAAGGTCAACGGCAAAGACATCTCGACCAAAACGGAGTTGCTCGATCTCGTCTCCAAGAGTAAGGGCCAGTCTGTCTCACTCGAAATCCGACGAGCTGACCTGCTGAAAACACTGACCGTGACTCCTATTCCAGTTACTGGAGATGAGGCCGGTGGAGACGAACCGCTGTATACGATCGGCGTTGAGGAAACGCCTCCGCTCGTCACCTCGGTCATGCATGGATCGCCCGCCTCCCTGGCCGGATTCAAGCCAGGCGATCGAGTGGTGACGATAGAAGGCGAAGCCATCTATACGTGGGCGCAGATGACCACCCGGGTAAGGGAACACCCGCAGAAACCGCTGAAGATCGAGGTCCTCCGCGACGGAAATCGTACCGCACTGACAGTCACGCCGACCAGCGACAAGGTGACCGTGAATGGACAGACTCTGGAAGTGGGGAAAATCGGCATCTCGGGACCTGGCCGTTCGTTGATGCATTCCGACAACGCCGCAGAGGCTGTGTATCAAGGACTCGAGGCCACATGGGGATGGACCGAACTAACCACGATTGGCCTCTACAAAATGATCGTGGGCGATATTTCGAGCAAGAATATCGGTGGACCGCTGACGATCGCCAATATTTCCGGTGAGGCTGCTTCCCAGGGCGCCTCCAGCGTCGTGTTCCTGATCGCAATCCTGAGCATCAACCTGGGTGTCCTCAATTTATTGCCGATCCCGATCCTCGATGGTGGCCACTTGCTCTTTTTCTTGATTGAGGGCGTTCTCCGCAAACCGCTCGGTGAACGGCAGCGAGAATTTGCCCAGCAAGTGGGATTGGTATTACTGGTCGGTGTGATGATCTTCGCCTTCTGGAACGATCTGGAACGTATCTTCTCCCGCTAA
- a CDS encoding proline--tRNA ligase gives MKTSQLLIPTLRDDPGEAETVSHRLMLRAGLIRKVAAGIYTYLPLGLRVIRKIEQIIREEMNRADAQELLMPIASPAELWKETARWDYYGKELLRFKDRHERDFCLGPTHEEVITDLFRREVRSYRQLPLNFYQIQTKFRDEIRPRFGLMRGREFIMKDAYSFDVDEVGAKVSYQKMYDAYTRIFTRCGLTFRAVEADTGLIGGDVSHEFMVLADTGEATVAYSDQGSYAANLERAEVLPAVEVDAASLLPLTPISTPQRRTVEEVTACLQITPRQLVKTLLYRSGEETVAILIRGDHEVNEVKLARLLKVTDVLLADPETVQHVTGAPPGFAGPVGLRHVRILADHAIRGMKNFVIGANKPDTHYQNANLDRDFTVELFADLRNAQAGDPSPRGPGVLMLAKGIEVGQVFLLGTKYSDKMNATILDDQGKERLAIMGCYGIGVGRTAAAAIEQHHDEKGIIWPFPIAPFHVHLLTVSQSEKTIEAAAHLYSDLTAAGLETLWDDRADRAGVKFNDADLIGAPFQIVVGDKGLADGVVEIKIRRTGNKSRIAPGDLVAQLRTLSIEADPSVA, from the coding sequence ATGAAAACCTCGCAGTTACTCATCCCTACTCTACGGGACGATCCCGGTGAAGCGGAGACCGTCAGCCATCGATTGATGCTGCGCGCCGGACTGATCCGAAAAGTGGCAGCCGGGATCTATACCTATCTTCCACTCGGTCTCCGTGTGATCCGGAAAATCGAGCAGATCATCCGCGAGGAAATGAACCGCGCCGACGCGCAGGAACTGTTGATGCCGATCGCGTCCCCTGCCGAATTATGGAAAGAAACAGCCCGCTGGGACTACTACGGAAAGGAGTTGTTGCGCTTCAAGGACCGTCATGAACGCGATTTTTGCTTGGGACCGACACATGAGGAAGTCATTACCGATCTGTTCCGGCGGGAAGTGCGTTCCTATCGCCAACTCCCGCTGAATTTCTACCAGATCCAAACCAAATTTCGAGATGAGATCCGCCCACGATTTGGTCTCATGCGAGGGCGGGAATTCATCATGAAGGATGCCTACAGTTTCGACGTCGATGAGGTGGGGGCCAAGGTCAGCTATCAGAAGATGTACGATGCCTATACCCGGATCTTCACGCGATGCGGACTCACGTTTCGGGCGGTTGAAGCCGACACGGGTCTCATCGGCGGGGACGTCTCGCATGAGTTCATGGTTCTGGCTGATACGGGCGAAGCGACGGTGGCGTACAGCGACCAGGGTTCTTACGCCGCCAATCTTGAACGGGCGGAAGTCCTTCCTGCTGTTGAAGTTGATGCAGCGTCTCTTCTGCCACTGACTCCGATCTCAACGCCCCAACGACGGACGGTTGAGGAAGTCACGGCCTGTTTGCAGATTACACCGCGACAACTGGTAAAGACCCTCTTGTACCGGTCAGGGGAGGAGACTGTCGCGATCTTGATTCGAGGAGACCACGAAGTCAACGAAGTCAAATTAGCGCGGCTGCTCAAAGTAACCGATGTTCTGCTGGCCGATCCCGAAACGGTCCAACATGTAACAGGGGCTCCTCCAGGATTTGCCGGACCAGTCGGCTTGCGGCACGTACGAATCTTGGCGGATCACGCCATTCGGGGAATGAAAAACTTCGTCATCGGTGCCAACAAACCCGACACCCACTATCAAAACGCCAATCTCGACCGCGATTTCACGGTCGAACTATTCGCCGATCTTCGCAATGCCCAAGCCGGCGACCCTTCTCCTCGAGGACCTGGTGTACTCATGCTCGCCAAAGGGATCGAAGTCGGGCAGGTGTTCCTGCTCGGCACCAAGTACAGCGACAAAATGAACGCCACCATCCTGGACGATCAAGGCAAGGAGCGCCTCGCCATCATGGGTTGCTACGGCATCGGCGTCGGTCGGACGGCCGCTGCGGCAATCGAGCAACATCACGATGAAAAAGGGATCATCTGGCCGTTTCCCATCGCGCCATTCCATGTACATCTCCTCACAGTCAGCCAATCAGAAAAGACTATCGAGGCTGCCGCGCATCTCTATTCCGACTTGACGGCGGCGGGCCTCGAAACATTGTGGGACGACCGGGCCGATCGCGCCGGCGTCAAATTCAACGATGCCGATCTCATAGGCGCTCCCTTTCAGATCGTCGTCGGCGACAAAGGCCTCGCAGACGGAGTCGTGGAGATCAAGATTCGACGGACAGGAAACAAGTCCCGCATCGCACCCGGCGACCTTGTCGCCCAACTCAGAACACTTTCCATCGAAGCCGATCCGTCCGTGGCTTGA